Genomic window (Fimbriimonadaceae bacterium):
TGGGCATCACGAATCTTGGCCTTGGCCCGGACAATTCGTTGCGCGATGGTCGCCGGTTTGGTCAAAAATGCCCGCGCGATCTCTTCGGTCGTCAGCCCGCAGACTTCCCGCATGGTCATGGCGATCTGCGCCTCCGGCGTCAGGGCAGGGTGGCAGCAGATAAAGATCAGCCGCAGCCGGTCGTCCTCCACCGAATGTTCGTCGAGCGACTCGGCATCGAGGCTGATCGTAGCGGTTTCAAGTTGACGGGCGAGTTCTTCCAGGGATGCGTCGAAGCGAGCGCGGCGGCGCATGCCATCAATGGCTTTAAACCGGCCGGTGGACACGAGCCAGGCCCGTGGATTCGCGGGGATCCCCTCCCGCTCCCACTGCTCCACAGCCACCGTAAAGGCTTCGTGCAGCGCTTCTTCCGCCGCGTCGAAATCGCCGAGCAGACGAATCAGCGTCGCGAGGACCTGCCGCGACTGGGTCCGGTACAGCTCCTCGACCGCCGCGCGGAGAGATGTGGATGACTCCTCGCTCATGACAAGGCCCCTCGCGGACAGGCACAGCAGAGTCCCTGCCCGCAGTCACGGGATTCGCCTCACGTCCGGCCGAGTTGGGCCTTCGCTGCCTGGCTCATCATGTCCGGCTTCCAAGGTGGGTCCCATACGAGATCGACGTCGACCGCGCGCGCCTCGGACAACTCGCGCATGATCGCCGAATGCACCATTTCCATCAATAACTCTTCCATCGGGCAGGCGGGCGTGGTCATCGTCATGGTGACATGCACCTGACCATCACACACCTCGCTGCCATAGACCAATCCCAGATCGACAATGTTGATCCCCAACTCGGGATCCACCACTTGACGCAGGGCCTCCGTCACCCGAGGGTCTGATCCTGTTGCGTGTTTCTCTGTGGTCATCCAAGGCTCCCTTGTGCTGAGCACGACACCATTTTCATCATCGTCCGCATCAGGTCGGCGCGCGAGTCGCGGCACCGGACCGATCCGGCAGGCTCCCCAACGCCGTGACCGTATTCGCAAGAAACAGCACCAGCGTGACGGCATTCAACAACCCGCCCATTTGCCGTCCCGCACCCCACCCAGCCGCGTCACCGACCAGCCGCATCAGCAACGTCGCCTGCAACAGCACCACATGCGCATAAAACAACGGACGATACGTCATCCGCGCACCGAGCACCGCCGGAAAGATGATCGGCGCATGGGCAAAGATCATCGCGAACACGAAGCCCAGAAAAAACGCGTGCAAGATGACGTCGTACTGTGGCCCCACCGGCACACCGCCATAGCTCAAGGCCGCCAACCCGCTTATGCCCAACCAGGCATAGCCACTGAGCAGGCAGACGGCGATAAAGCGCGTCAGCCCGGTTTGTCGGACCGTTCGCCTGGCAATGTCATGACGACCTAACCACAGGGCCAGGCCGATACACCCCGCACCGGCCAGACGAACCCCGGCGTCGAACGACCATTCCAACAGAAGCAGCCCACTCAGAAGCAGTCCCACCAGAAACAGGAATACTGCCTGAGCCCCTCTCGGCACCTGCTGCAACCGGGCGAGCTCCAACCGTTCACCGGCAATGGTGATGAGCAGAAAGGCCGCCCACCAGAAGACGACCAGAAAGACGGGCCGACCGAGCAACCAAAGCAGATTGCCCAACAGCCACACGACGGCACCCACGCCCATCGTCGATGTGTACAGTGCCGGATGCCGACGGATGATGGCCGCAAAGATCGCAACCAGACCTGCACTGCCGCCCAGCATCAACAGTCGTGCCACGACCAGCGGACCGCCTGCAACCAAGACCAGCGCGCCAAGACCAGTGAGGAGCGGCGCCGCATAGGCCCAACGCTGGCCGAGAGCCACCGCACGCTCCAGACTAATCAATGTCCCGAGAAAACCCGAAACCATCAGCGGACCATGCAAAAACGAGAAGTCCGGACGAGGGAGCGGAACATTCCAGCCGAGACGGGCGAGTCCGGCCCAGACCCCCGTCAGCAAGGCCATCATGCCGAGTGCGAGGAGCGGGAGCCGTCGCGGGTGGCGGATCGTCATCGTGTCGGACCCTTGCGCAGTGTCATCGTGGCTCGATCACGTCAAGTGCAGCGATCGGTTCCAGGCGATACCCCGCCCGAGCCAACGCGCCTTCCAAGGTTTTCATGACCGCCGGGCTGTCGGAATGCCGCATGACGATCGGAAGCGGCGCGGCCTGCAGGGCAGCCAGCAGCGGTTCCATCTCGTCGGTCGGCAACTGGTCGCAGAGGGAGTAGAGCCCCTCCGGACCTTCTTCCAATGGATTGTGGTCTGAGAGGATCCGGCGAATCGTCGCCAGGATCTGAGGCGTCGGGGTGGGCATGAGCAACGTCGCCAGCGCACCATGGTCGAGCCGTAGCTTTGCCGCCACCGGCAACGGGGCCCCGCCACGCCAGCGCTGCACCGCAGGCAACAACAGCTTTTCTTCCATGCCGATGTGCCTGAGCAGTCCTGCGCGAAATTGATCGTAGGTTGTTTGATTATTCTGATCGGCCGTGGCTCTCGACGAGCACAACAGCCCGTCCAGGCGTCGGTGATCCTCTACCAGCAAGGTCGTGATGGGTCCCGGCCGTTCCTTGTCTGTCTCTGCCATCCCTTGGCTTCCGTCGTACGCTCGACTCGCTGGTCTCATGACCGGTTCGCTCGCCTCTTCATCAGCGACAGACCCTACTGCCTGGTGGGCAGACTGTCAACGTTCCGGACGGGGAGGCGAGAGGAATGATCCAACGAGGCGAAAGGCTGGGAGGAGGCAGCCGGACCAACGAGCCGGTCATCCACGGCCAGGTGGTACCACATCGGTCGCTGGGACTGCTGGTCCTCGCGTTCCCGGCGCCTGTCCCGGCTGCTGTTGCGCCATGTCCAGCGGTGACCATCCACCACCCAGCG
Coding sequences:
- a CDS encoding metal-sulfur cluster assembly factor; this encodes MTTEKHATGSDPRVTEALRQVVDPELGINIVDLGLVYGSEVCDGQVHVTMTMTTPACPMEELLMEMVHSAIMRELSEARAVDVDLVWDPPWKPDMMSQAAKAQLGRT
- a CDS encoding hemerythrin domain-containing protein; protein product: MAETDKERPGPITTLLVEDHRRLDGLLCSSRATADQNNQTTYDQFRAGLLRHIGMEEKLLLPAVQRWRGGAPLPVAAKLRLDHGALATLLMPTPTPQILATIRRILSDHNPLEEGPEGLYSLCDQLPTDEMEPLLAALQAAPLPIVMRHSDSPAVMKTLEGALARAGYRLEPIAALDVIEPR